GGGCGTATCCACGGTGCTCTCCACGTTATATCCTCAGCTCGAAGGTTCTGAAAAACTGAGACCCAATGCTGTTCAGTGACTTCCTttggccattctttcttgagatAAGCTTCCAACGGggcaaatgtttttgaaaacatatggaacggagtaCGCTCTATTTTCCAAAAGTGACCCAAAATCCAGACATTTAGTAACTGCGCGCATCTGATAAAGCGTTCTTTCCCTATTTTCCTACAACTATTCAGGGATCTGAAGGTCTCGACTAGGatagtcgggacagggttgattccttatTTTAACCTTTCAAAGAAATCGACTACTACAACTTCAAGATGTCCGAGAACTTTCGGGAAAATGATCAAActgtaaatggccaaagcgaatagatttatcCTTTTCAACATGTCGGGATGGTTCGGAACCAAACCTCGTAGGGCAGACCATGGAAtacaaatggtttcattcttcttctttatctgtttttcggcccatgcgtcagtcatgtctgtcaatctcaccaactttttcttgaaggtcatcggcttaggttCTTTCACATATATCTTATAGGGTTGTACATTATCGATACGAAGCAGAACAGCGTACTCTTCTATAGTCGGGGTCATGTCTTACTGGTTGAAAGTAAAACATTGGTAAGCCAGATCCCAAAATCtgaccatggcttggatcaatcgtTCGTCTATGTTGACAGCAATCAAGTTGGCTATGTCCCCATACCTCTCAGTGAAGATACCCCTAGTGTCCGAGTCCCACTGATTTCAAAcccgaaccaaatcttcaaggttattctggcgAACATTCATAGTTACATGCTTGGGCAGattggcaatacatccctcctgtagactatcccctttttctttctgagtttttagagaccaATCTCGGACTACGGCATTTTTCTCAgttgtttgtataattgactcttccattagaaacccgttttttggcaactGATCTTTAGTAAACACCTttctaatatgatgcctataatgcatgatgaaaaacaATACGACAAAGACAAACAACCTTGATTAGTAGTTAAATACAGAcagaaaaaatatggaaaatttaacaaatcaaaCTACCCAAATCTAATTTATTAAACAGACCCAATCCCCTTTGTATAGAAAGTGAAAATGCAAAAGGCAAGAGGCGTTcctcccgtgtacttattttggtgactactaaatggacggaggttcggcatggctctagttaggtggctcgtatggtttattatatgcggttttggttctagatggtactcgaattgtccgtactgtcatctgctaagattagtacgaagcctcggtcataGCCCATCACAgactcacgagttcaattcgagggattacatttacttatgcctatgcggagggacaagttaactcacgaaagcataagtcatatgtaacccgaaagtattcactagcctgttcggagggacgagttaactcacgaaggcgtagcatttactttcacttaaacggacggggCCCAGGttgagagctcatgttatgcgaaatgcaagtgcacggtgcgtggggagaaacttgcaaacctttcatttattttaaaactacaaaactaaaaccgtaaaacttaaagctgaaaaacaaaagataaaacaaattaggagatatgtatgtatgattttttcgaaaacaaaacttaaggatcatgattaaatattaatttgaacacgaaaatttgaaaattttgacaacacgcgtttaattcaactcgactctcaaaaatggaagtccccagtggagtcgccagccgtagcgacgtaaaaatttctgctttcggtcgctaattaaggcgattatttgaaaatttaaaaactgacttttgattttattaaaaaagggagtcgccaccgatcttttttctaggtgtgatcggacacctaataaatcatcctttttagaaaagaaaacttattcttgcaCAAAAATTAAGGCCGAacttaggtctacgtcaaaagccagagtaaagttgggttcgggagtcggttacgcgcgaggaaggtattagcacccttgcgacgcccaaaattggtatcttgttaaactcgtgttgtcttgattttcaaaagtacgaattcaatttaacatttactcgtgatccaattgaaaaatgagaatttttagttttcgattttttttattagaaaaggtgtcccgttttttaacacaagccgacaaatttcacccaacatagcgatgaaatcgatagCTTAATATttaatcggtacattgccttatttttgaaattaattaaaacatgagaaaaaatattcctaaggtgagaaattaaaaatagataaaggacgcaaaaaaaatgatatcattaatgaaaaatattaacatggaatactagaatattagaataacaataataatgatatttacaaaaagaaaaaaaataaaaacaaatcatatactaataataaaataggaaaaatgatatatttggtaataataatataaaataataatatgtacaaaaaaatacatatatatatgcatgtaataaaagtatgtaataataatatttacaataaaagaaaatattaggaaacgtacataaaaaatatatacataaaaaatttacaacaataatataaaataatgatatgtacaaatatatatatgtatatatatatgtacatatgtacgtaaaatataaactaatataataatagttataataatactagcaataggAATAATTTGTAacaataatatatacacaatatggtattttaaaaaaaatataaatatatatatatgtatatataataatatttaagaatatatacataaaatgatataaaatacatACATGGAATAGTAtgagaaatatataactaatggcattaaaaatatatacataatatatatatataatgcatataatatatatatatacgtattagaaatgataaaaaaattattaacacattacataagtaaatgaaatatgataataatactaaaataattaatttaaattgtaaagtaactaaaaagaattaaattgaactaaaaacaaaatatttggggcaaaattgaaataaaaataaaaggaaaggactATATTGAACATGCGCGGAAATAGTGGGGGGCTAAAACAACAAATATTCTTTCCCATCAAAATTCAGCACATCagcggggactaaattgaaaatcgcGACAAATtttggggccaaattaaaaaacgaataatgacttaattgcaaaacaataaaaagcggaagggttaaaagcgcaattagcccttccttaaaaaaacacgcagatcctaggcgggtcgggtcgggtcgggtcgaacCGGTCcaagtcaaaacgacgtcgttttggggcttaagtgtagcccccaaaacgacgtcgttttggtgggctatataaggcctaaaataaCCATAAAAATCATTTGgtgagagggaaagaaaaaaaaagaagagagagggaagagtgaagggagagagaagggagggggaaggGGAATTCGgccaggggccggtcaccggccgACCGTCGGCCGCCGTCCGTCGCCGGCGCctgccaccgcacgcggtggccgaaaaaggtaaaaaaattttttatatttgttttgtatatatatttttattatatttttttattatgatgtatatatatagattaatagattcgaaaaagggaaaaaaataaaataaaaataaaaataagagtaaaataataaagaagataaaatcacctttaggtatttttttaGCTTTCGATTTCTGAGATTTTTGGTTTATATTCGACGCTATCCACTTTCTTTCTTAGTTTTAATCTGCTAATATTGATACAAAAATGAAGATAAATTCTTTGTATTGATCAAAATTCCCCccttttacatgatttttgaatggctttttatagccatcttttacatgattttccattatttctttttctattttgtaggtgatggtggtagacaatggatatcaaaaatgggaggaaaaatggggcaagtgggaaagtggctaggtggctagggtttcttggtttttttttttgggttaggttttttttttaggtttaatgggcttttgaattgggtttaatattaatttgggttttgtaatgggtttgggtagatgtaaatgggtcatgggttaagggttttagtgagTTTAGAGGTTTTGTTGGGTTTTGATGAAATCCGGctcgggcaatttgggcttctacaaatAATATTAAGTGGAATTGACTTGGTTTGTGAATGACAGGAGAAATTAGTGAATTGTATAGTATACGAATGCTTTACCATATTTGGTAAGTTTACGTTCtaagcctatgaacttactaagctttcacaagCTTACTTGCATGTGATTGTCATGTATTGTAGATTAACGTGGAGTCGGAGGATCGGATCATCaccaagaatcacactatccaaacgTTCTCCGGTAGTTTTTGGGTTATTatcttttgatttatatggcatgtataagtatttAGTTGAATAAAGTTATAGATGGTTAAAGTATGTAAAAAGGATGGCATATGTGTATGAAACTTAGTTAATGGTTAAGTAGTAGTGTGTTAATATAAAATGCATATTATGGGGCATAAATTGGTTGGTTGGTTGTAATTTGTATATAATTGTGTTTAAGTGCAGGTAATGGATGAAAGGGTAAGAAAAGTGGCCTAAAacggcctattttcgtccacatggttagacacacgggcatgtgtctaggccgtgtgtgacacacggtagcCCCACGAGCGTGTGAtatgaccgtgtgtgacacacggtagtCCCACGAGCGTGTGATAtgaccgtgtgtcctctgcatccTTAAATGTAAAGTCAGGATAGTACACGGACAAAAGACACTGCCGTGTGTCTTGgttgtgtgaaggacacaggTTTCAAGCATGGTCATGCGTCAAAAtcgtgtgaaaatggcttaaaaaggTGAAAAATCAATTTACCACACGGCTTAGCCATATGgacgtgtgtccaggccgtgtgcccctttgatgcttaagaaattgcaagttAGAATtgcccacgggctggccacatggccatggGAGCCACACGGGTTAGCCACACGAGCATGTACCCCTAActtcaagaaattcttttttaaagttttccaaagttaccggtttagttccaaatcacttctaaagcatgtattgggccccgtaggcccatatttgggactttatggtgaaatttgaaaagttttgatttggaatGCAAATTTATTACTCAGTTTTGTACAAATGCTAatgtataagttcggtaatgcctcgtaaccctattccgatgacggatacgggttaggggtgttacattgttagtatgacattttaaaataaaaaaactctatTGGCAAGAATGTAATTAGAACAATGATATTTTAATGaatcttaatttaacaaaataattttaactatataacaattggacttgagtttaaaatttaaaaattaaatgaactaaattcttaaaaataaaaatatatgaattaaattctaaatttacaaaaAGTACAATGACTTATGgaatattttaacctaaaaaaagTCATACTCATAAATAACTTATGCCAACTACCCAACAAATGTTGATTGTAATGGTAGAACACTTTGTACTCTAAAAAAGAAAACTGAGTTCGAATATTAGCgatgaaattattaaaagaaccagCTACCAACTCCAACATAGCAATTAAAGTGGACGTAGAAAATACCAACAAGATTAATGAGGATCTTGCAATGAGAAATTAGCTGTCAAATACCAATCCGGAGCCAAGTAACTTCTCAGATGTTATCTCATTGATACGCTTTATCATCTCATCTGTCAAATAACTCTTCCCATCTCCAACTTTTCCCTTTCTCAAAAAATGGCGATTATCAACTATAATCTGTGTACTGAGCTTTAGTACACTCGATTTATTCACTCCCAAGttgctcaaattctcaaaacTACATAGTTTCACTATTTCTTCAACAACTCCTTTACTTTCTTCCTCTAACGAAAAAGGGTGACCAAGAAACTCACCTAATCTCTTAACAACAACAGAGGGCTCCCCCCTCAACTCTTCATACTTCAAGAACAATACCTGTTCTGGGGTTTCTAAGCTTGCTTTCCAATACCCTAAAACATGATCCCAATAAGGTCCATAATGGGATATCCCTTGGCAAAACAACTCAAATGCTTCCTCAAGTGAAATGGGAGCCAATTCTTTTGGCCTCAGCTTGTTCATGAAGAGCCATTTCGAAACAAGCACGTCTTTAGGGTCCCTGCAAATGTAAACGAACCTGCAACTTTGATTAACAGTCATGGAATTTGGTAACAAAGTGTAAGGGATATGAGTTGAAAGAAGACGTGGTGAAGGGAACCCATCAAGATCGTTTGGGCAAGCCTCCAAGAAAGGCAAGCAACCGTGAGGAACGGTGGTGAGCAAAGGGTGGTCGGCAAAACCGTAGCGGGTGCGGTTGATGGTAGCGAAAGTAAGTGCCTTGAGCCAAGTGGTGCCGGTTTTTGGGAAGCTGGCTAAGAAAATATCAGTGGATCGAGGCTTGAAGTGGCCTTGGACCCACATCAAACCTTTTAAAGCGGCATTAGGGGTTAGCCATACACCTTGGTATTGAACCAGATGTTCTGTCATCCAGCCTTTGCCTCTGGGAAGATTGGGGAGTATTTCTCTATATCTTTCATTGGTTTTTTGGACCAAATGTGAATCAATTTGGCCATTGTAGGTCTTGGAGATGGTGTCACAGTCAGGAGAGGGTAGAAAAGAATCCATGGGGGAAGAAATACAGGATGAATTAGAACACTAGTGATGATCGGGTTGGTGTATTTCTTTTTTTGTGGTTCTCAGTTGTCTATTTTCTTTCATCTCTACCTTATCtcttgttataaaattaaatttgaaaattaaaccttctaaaaaaatcgaaatttTTAATCCCaagtattaattatatattaaaatcgtcaaaataatatgtatttcatgttaatatttttgaatttttatgaattttatatacttttaattttaattttaatttttaatttttataatttttaaattattatttgtcaacgtgacatataagataaataattaCAATCTAAGTTATCAagccaataaaattaaaaattaatattttagttattatttttattaataaatttatttaactctttttttaatagttaaaagctaaattttacttaaaaataaaaattaaattaacaaaaaatacaaTGGTTGACTATGTCTATTTTCTTAATTGATTATATATTGCTTTTttcggaaaaaaaaaacaaaaataaccaCGTGTGTATGAGCAGAAGAAAATTTAAATGAAGTACACAAAATAATATGAGTGAAGTATTAAAATAtgcatttataaaattattgcataaacaatttatatacttttattatcTTCTAttctcattctttttctttttttaaaattcactattagtcactaaactataaggatatttttattttggttatctaacttaaaaaagttacaatttaatcactgaactattcaaatgcttccatttaaattattgaactattcaaaactttttatttaagtcactaagctgttatgtgttttgttttaaaaaaagctCCACCAACAAGCTTCAAGCAACAATTCAACAATCAATACAGTGGATTAGTAACCatcgacgagtagaagaacatactttaTACCCAAGTAGATCTGATGGACAATGATGAAGATCAGaaaaaaagttgtttgaattttggtttgcaAATATGTGACATCCAGAACTATTCTATGAAAAAAACTGAAGTGtagaagagaaagagaaaaataGCTTTCAATTGTTGTAGGCAGTGCGAACAGAAAAAGCCATATAACATCGTTCATTAGCAACCCGATGACTTacatgaaaacttttaaatagcaatgatcaaattgtaacgttttttagttaagtgatcaaaacgaaaatttacccataatttagtTGTTGGAAgcgtaataataaaaataactcaaatattaattttattacacaaaaataaaatataatacaaactctcttttattttattttttctctctatGCTAGCTGCTGCTAGTTTTTCTTTCTATACTCGCAAcactattttttttctctcaaactcACTATTTTTTTTCAGCACACACACATGaactatacatacatatatatagacataGTCTAGTTACCTTAATGATTGCTTATCCCTTAAGTATATCATAAATGATAATACTTACCCAATTTGCAAAGTTGTATTCAATTTGAAAACCAAGTTGTATGAGGTAGAACCCAATTTGGATATGACTTCTTTAGTTGCAAATTTTGACCTTGAAAAGTTAGTTTGATtt
The Gossypium hirsutum isolate 1008001.06 chromosome A07, Gossypium_hirsutum_v2.1, whole genome shotgun sequence genome window above contains:
- the LOC107926622 gene encoding flavonol 3-sulfotransferase — encoded protein: MDSFLPSPDCDTISKTYNGQIDSHLVQKTNERYREILPNLPRGKGWMTEHLVQYQGVWLTPNAALKGLMWVQGHFKPRSTDIFLASFPKTGTTWLKALTFATINRTRYGFADHPLLTTVPHGCLPFLEACPNDLDGFPSPRLLSTHIPYTLLPNSMTVNQSCRFVYICRDPKDVLVSKWLFMNKLRPKELAPISLEEAFELFCQGISHYGPYWDHVLGYWKASLETPEQVLFLKYEELRGEPSVVVKRLGEFLGHPFSLEEESKGVVEEIVKLCSFENLSNLGVNKSSVLKLSTQIIVDNRHFLRKGKVGDGKSYLTDEMIKRINEITSEKLLGSGLVFDS